In the Sedimentisphaera cyanobacteriorum genome, GATTGCCCGCATCTACAGAGCCTTCTGTTTTTCCCGCTCCTACAATATTATGCAGTTCGTCTATGAACAGAATAATCTTGCCCGCAGATTCAGTAACCTCTTTGAGAACAGCCTTAAACCTGCTTTCAAACTCGCCGCGGAATTTTGTGCCTGCAATCAGAGAGCCCATATCCAGAGCTATAATCTTCTTTTCCTTGAGCCCGGCTGGAACGTCTCCATCCACAATCCGCTGCGCCATTCCCTCAACGATAGCCGTTTTCCCAACTCCCGGCTCCCCAATCAGAACAGGATTATTCTTCGTGCGGCGAGTGAGCACCTGCATACACCTGCGGATCTGGTCTTCCCGGCCGATAACCGGATCGAGCTTGCCGTTTCTGGCCATCTCCACAAGATCAATCCCGTATTTCTCGAGCGCCTGATAGCCCGCTTCGGGGTTTTCATCGGTTACCTTCTGACCGCCGCGAACATTGTCAACGGCCTCTTTTATCTGATCTGCGTTTACAGAGTTCAGGCTTAGAATCTCTTTTACCGTGCTCTCCACCTTCGCAAGCGAGATCAGAATATGTTCAACGCTGAGATACTCATCGCCCATTTGATCTGCTTCATTCTGGGCGTTTAATACTATCTGATTTAGCTGCATATCCGGCATAATCATTGAGCCTGTTTTGCCGGTCGAGAGCTTCATAATCTCAGACTCTGTCATCTCCTTGAGCCGTGAAACCTTCACGCCGAGCTTCTCGAACACCTGCCCGGCAACACCATCCTCATCGTCCAGTATTGCTGAGAACAGATGCAGAGGGCTCAAAACCGTATTTTTCTTAGCCATGGCGATCTGCTGGGCGGTCGCCAGGGCTTCTTGTGCTTTTACTGTGAATTTGTCAAATTTCATCCTCAATTACCTTTCCGTAAAATTCAGGAACCACTGAGCATACACAAATTCCGTGCCATAGCCTCTGGGGGCTTGTATGAAACAAAACTGACTCGCAGAACAGATTTGAAAACAATTTCTGCTGTCATTTTGGCATATTGATTGTCATTAGTGATTACGAAGATTCGCGCGGATTTTGTGTTTTTTTACCACGAAACACACGAAGGGGATATGGTTTTAATTGATTTTATTATCCACAGATGGCACGGATTTCACGGATAATTTTATGAATGTAAGAGCTTGCTGTAAAACAATTTATAATAAAATCCTTCGTGTTCCTTCGCTCCCTTCGCGGTTTAAGAAAATCAACCGCCCGAAAATCCTGTAAATCCCGTCTAAAAAAGAACCTGCCAATCCTGTAAAAATTATAAAAATTTGGCGGAAATTTTATTTTTCCATTGAAATTCTCTTCAAAATACATTAACCTGCTCATCACCAGGGAAAACGGCGTTTATTGGGCGGAAAAAGTAAAGAAAGATTATTGTTTCACAGCAGGAGCATAAAATGCGTATCCTCAGATTTTCAGTTGCGTTAGCGTTGGCAGCATCAGGCATTGCATTCGGTTTCGCCGCCGGCGATGGTTCACAGGCTAATCCTTATCAGGTTGCCAATACGAACGATTTGCAGGAGATAGCGACGAACAATCCTAACTCCGGCGATTATTTCGTTCTTACAAGCAGCATCACAGGTGTTGACTTTGTTATTGGCGGTAGTTTTAATGGTAATTTTGATGGAGACGGAAATACTATAGACGTTTCCTATCAAGGCACCCTAACCGGCGACGATGCTCTTTTCGAAGAGATCGGCCAGCAGGGAGTTGTCAAAAACTTAAACGTAAACCTCGACTACGACCTCAGCGCTTACAGCGGAAACTGGGGATTTGTAGCTGGTATTGCCGGCTTTAACAACGGCGGTACTATCGAGAACTGCTCTGCGGCTGGTTCAATAGATGCCCAGGACAAAGGCCTTGCTGTTGGCGGTATCGTTGCTTCAAACGCAGGTACTCTGCAGAATTGCCAGTCTGAGGTGTCTATCGCAACAGACTACGGCTGCAACGCAGGCGGTATAGCAGGACAGTCCACCGGTTCGATTGACGAATGCTCATTCATGGGAAGTATGGATGTGGCAGATTCCGGCTTTGAAAGTATTGACGATACAGCTAATCCGACAATTGCAGGCGGTATCGTGGGATACGCTTGGGATACGCTTATGACGGTTCAGAATATACCAACCTTACAACAAATGCAGAAATCATCGCTGATGCAAGCGGTGTGGTAGCAGGCGGCGTTGTAGGCTATCTTGAGTCCAGCGCAGTAACCGGAGCCCAAATGGCAGGCGGAAGCGTTACTGTTCCATCTGCACCGTTTAACGGCTCAATTGTCGGCGGTATTGTTGGTCAGTCGCTAGACAGCAGCGTTATGCAGGCTGTTTTGGCTGAAGATGCTTCTGTTATCGGCGGACGCTACAGCGATACAGGCGGTATCGTGGGCTACAGCGGGATATCCACTGCCGGCGCAAGCGCAGAGATAAGCGAAGCTGTTTCTCTTGGTTACATTGAAACAGGCTACCTTGGCTATGCAGGCGGAGTTGCCGGACGCAATTCAAGAGGGATGGTAACAAACTGCTATGCAGCGGGTAATGTTGTGGCCAACGAGTCAAGCGGCGATAACACAGTGCTCGGCGGCGTTGTAGGCCAGAACGAAAGAAACGACCAAAACGGCGGCGAAGCCCCTGTTCAGTACGTGCATTATGCAGGTACTATAATGGACAAGCAGGGCGGCCAAGGATTTCTCGGCGCAGTGATTGGCTGGAATAACGGCGGAAGCCTTGACAGCGCACATTACGACAGCGACTTGGCAGGCGTAAGCGAGTTTATCGGCTGGGGCGACCAGAACGAGACAAGCTCTACAGCCCTCACTTCAGTACAGATGACCCAGCAGGGCAATTTCCCGAACTTCAATTTCGCTCAGATTTGGTCTATGGGAGCAGCTTATCCGGTTCTCACATTCCAGCAAACTGGCGATTCTGTAAATTATCTTGTCGTTCTCCAACCGGGCGAACACGGATCAATAAATGAAGCAAATTCTGAAGATGATTTTGTGGATATATACTTTGAAGGGGCAGATTTTCCTTCAGTAAATGTTTCTTCTGACATGGGTTACGATTTTGTTGGTTTTGACCCTCCGCTGCCGGACATTGTTTCTGGCAATTTTGAGGCAACTGCACAGTACGAGGCGACTCCGCAGTACACAGTAACATTTGATGCTGGAGCGGGCGGAAGCATAACCGCAGGCGATGCAGTGCAGACCGTTTACGAGGGCGAAGATGCAGCTGAGCCTACAATCGAAGCTAACGAAGGCTGGGAGTTTGCCGGCTGGGACACAGACTTTACAAACGTCCAGTCCGACCTTACAGTAACCGCTCAGTATGAGCTTACATATACTGTAAACTTTTTGTCGGGCGCCAACGGTACTATAACTTCAGGCGATACCGAGCAGACCGTTGCTGACGGCGGTTCAGCGACAGCTCCTACTGTTGAAGCAAATACCGGCTGGGAATTCACTGGCTGGGATACGGATTTCACAAATGTTCAGTCAGACTTAACTGTAACGGCTCAGTATGAGGCGACTCGGCAGTACACAGTAACATTTGACGCTGGAGCGGGCGGAAGCATAACCTCAGGCGAGGCAGTGCAGACCGTTTACGAAGGCGGAGATGCCGAGGCTCCGGAAATAACTCCTAATGCTCCATACATTTTCGCCGGCTGGGACAAAGAGTTCACAAACGTTCAGTCCGAGATTACTGTAACAGCCCAATACGATACCAAAACATTCACCGTAACATTCAATGCAGGGCAGTACGGCATTATATCAGAAGGTCAGTCTCAGCAGACAATTGAATACGGCAGCTCGGCAGCATCTCCGAGTGTTGAAGCTGATC is a window encoding:
- a CDS encoding GLUG motif-containing protein, with the protein product MGYAYDGSEYTNLTTNAEIIADASGVVAGGVVGYLESSAVTGAQMAGGSVTVPSAPFNGSIVGGIVGQSLDSSVMQAVLAEDASVIGGRYSDTGGIVGYSGISTAGASAEISEAVSLGYIETGYLGYAGGVAGRNSRGMVTNCYAAGNVVANESSGDNTVLGGVVGQNERNDQNGGEAPVQYVHYAGTIMDKQGGQGFLGAVIGWNNGGSLDSAHYDSDLAGVSEFIGWGDQNETSSTALTSVQMTQQGNFPNFNFAQIWSMGAAYPVLTFQQTGDSVNYLVVLQPGEHGSINEANSEDDFVDIYFEGADFPSVNVSSDMGYDFVGFDPPLPDIVSGNFEATAQYEATPQYTVTFDAGAGGSITAGDAVQTVYEGEDAAEPTIEANEGWEFAGWDTDFTNVQSDLTVTAQYELTYTVNFLSGANGTITSGDTEQTVADGGSATAPTVEANTGWEFTGWDTDFTNVQSDLTVTAQYEATRQYTVTFDAGAGGSITSGEAVQTVYEGGDAEAPEITPNAPYIFAGWDKEFTNVQSEITVTAQYDTKTFTVTFNAGQYGIISEGQSQQTIEYGSSAASPSVEADQGWEFAGWDTPFDNVTSDLAITAEYSFAMAGSGTPEDPYQIKTAQDLGMADYALSARYVLINDIDLSEENFYSIGDSEEPFAGSFDGNDNKIQHLNKPIFYSIGEAGKAINLGIEEVDISMSSTNSFSIGSIAKKCRGTIENCYVSGNVEGGDDTGGLVGHLYYEGSLINCSSTAMVHGDNRVGGLVGRSNGGTIENCYAAGAESENGYLQSIDGTEDVGGICGLNFGTIESCCSEISVFGSRSVGGLCGKNSGHIKNSYSTEWVSCLGDNEEDDTVCGFCGKNSGTIKHCYSTSWVGGDDNPQGGFCGEKSYSTELECFWDIETSTVDIGYGKINGLDGDDEIYS